A genomic stretch from Petrimonas mucosa includes:
- a CDS encoding S8 family serine peptidase: MRRIYQLLALVALIACTNEDFPQTEETTQQQETEQVATQLYENGLVRILVTENLSDQMEALARAGERRTKALAVNDEISEVKIRSIQRTFPHAGRFEERTRKAGLHLWYDVEFDTSVPLNEAHANLSGVKGVRKVEYRPVATRYETGNVLEVVKSAVENVAKPFAAMPFNDPRLSDQWHYFNDGSLGDKYISGADINLFNAWSYTTGTPEVIVAVIDGGIDFTHEDLAANMWINNAEKNGTSSVDDDKNGYKDDIHGYNFVANIGKLVPNDHGTHVAGVIAAVSNNGKGISGIAGGNGRTDTGVRLMSCQIFVDDNDPYSDNAGRNAAAAIKYAADNGAVICQNSWGYPTLTETPASDKAAIDYFIQYAGVDENGRQTGPMRGGIVIFAAGNENREAAAPANYEKVVAVSSIAPDYKKAYYSNYGSWVDLAAPGGDAQSFGNRGTVLSTIVGGYGYMQGTSMACPHVSGVAALVLSYYKGTGFNPDMLRARLENGATNIDGYNTNYRGKLGKLLNAHAALASGSTTPPQNIGTINGTVQSNVVTLNWTVPVDPDDGKPAGFNVFVRKTPLTGINVKNPPSDVDVRSFPIGLKNAGDQFEAQVDGLDFNTQYYFAVNAYDFSGNVSALSSQITRTTLSNKAPIITVLDSTNVTLKAYQSANLRFSGADPDSHDIWWKTEPSSLEGVSLADLGKGQVQITITGSMVKPGNYSLDLILEDEYGAVTTERINYEVLENHAPQIVAPLESIIIGALNKEISLPLSNYFTDQDNEPLKYTFNNSTPSTANVNENRGQLYIVSLAYGIANVTVTATDVLGLSVSQQFNILIRDEQQEIDLYPNPVKDFLWLRMGEEHRSVVTIFNNSGVKIYENELNISPFAPARIDMSTFSGGVYSVKIKYENKEIQRQIIKL, from the coding sequence ATGAGGAGAATATATCAATTGCTCGCATTAGTTGCATTGATAGCTTGTACTAATGAAGATTTTCCACAAACTGAAGAAACCACACAACAACAGGAGACAGAGCAAGTAGCAACACAATTATATGAGAATGGCTTGGTGCGGATTCTGGTTACAGAAAACCTCTCCGATCAGATGGAAGCATTGGCACGTGCAGGTGAGCGCCGCACAAAAGCACTAGCCGTAAATGACGAAATTTCAGAAGTCAAAATTCGTTCAATTCAACGCACATTTCCCCACGCCGGACGTTTCGAGGAACGAACCCGCAAGGCTGGTCTGCACTTATGGTACGATGTGGAGTTTGATACTTCTGTGCCATTGAATGAAGCCCATGCCAACCTCTCCGGGGTCAAGGGCGTACGGAAAGTGGAATATCGTCCCGTCGCAACCAGATATGAAACCGGAAATGTTCTGGAAGTAGTCAAGAGTGCGGTCGAAAACGTAGCCAAGCCTTTTGCCGCCATGCCATTTAATGATCCGCGACTCTCTGACCAGTGGCACTATTTTAATGATGGATCTCTCGGTGATAAATATATATCTGGAGCAGACATCAACCTGTTTAACGCCTGGAGTTATACCACCGGTACGCCAGAAGTGATTGTTGCCGTAATTGATGGAGGGATCGATTTCACCCATGAAGATCTTGCAGCCAATATGTGGATTAACAATGCCGAGAAAAATGGCACCTCTTCGGTTGATGACGATAAAAATGGCTATAAAGATGACATCCACGGTTACAATTTTGTAGCTAACATCGGGAAATTGGTTCCCAATGATCATGGTACACACGTGGCAGGTGTTATCGCGGCTGTCAGCAACAATGGAAAAGGTATCTCCGGCATTGCTGGTGGCAACGGAAGGACCGACACAGGAGTACGGTTGATGTCGTGTCAGATTTTCGTCGACGACAATGATCCCTATTCTGATAATGCAGGACGAAATGCGGCTGCCGCAATCAAGTATGCTGCCGACAACGGGGCAGTAATCTGCCAGAATAGCTGGGGATATCCTACACTTACAGAAACACCAGCATCGGATAAGGCAGCCATAGACTATTTTATCCAATACGCAGGTGTTGATGAGAATGGCAGACAGACAGGGCCCATGAGAGGGGGAATTGTAATCTTTGCTGCCGGAAATGAGAACAGGGAGGCTGCAGCCCCGGCAAATTACGAAAAGGTTGTGGCTGTTTCATCAATCGCACCTGATTACAAAAAAGCCTATTACTCAAACTACGGCAGCTGGGTGGATCTGGCAGCACCTGGTGGTGATGCACAAAGTTTTGGCAATAGGGGAACTGTCTTAAGCACCATTGTTGGAGGTTATGGCTACATGCAGGGGACATCCATGGCATGCCCGCACGTTTCAGGCGTGGCTGCTTTGGTACTCTCTTATTACAAGGGAACCGGCTTCAATCCTGATATGCTGCGTGCACGCCTTGAAAATGGAGCTACAAATATAGATGGATATAACACAAACTATAGGGGAAAACTTGGGAAACTTCTGAATGCACATGCAGCCCTTGCCAGCGGAAGTACAACCCCTCCTCAAAATATCGGCACAATAAACGGAACCGTTCAATCCAACGTGGTGACGCTTAACTGGACCGTTCCTGTAGATCCCGATGATGGAAAACCTGCCGGATTTAACGTATTTGTTCGCAAAACACCACTTACAGGAATCAACGTGAAAAATCCTCCCTCAGATGTGGATGTTAGAAGTTTTCCCATTGGTCTGAAGAACGCAGGAGATCAGTTCGAAGCTCAGGTTGACGGACTCGATTTTAATACACAATACTACTTTGCAGTGAATGCATACGACTTTTCCGGTAATGTTTCAGCACTCTCTTCACAGATAACTCGAACAACATTATCGAACAAGGCTCCCATTATCACTGTCCTTGACAGTACAAATGTAACGCTTAAGGCTTATCAATCGGCTAACCTTCGTTTCTCGGGAGCTGATCCAGACAGTCACGACATCTGGTGGAAAACCGAACCTTCGTCGTTGGAGGGTGTGTCGCTTGCGGATCTTGGCAAAGGTCAGGTTCAGATTACAATTACCGGATCCATGGTGAAACCGGGGAATTACAGTCTGGATCTTATTCTGGAAGATGAATATGGCGCTGTTACAACTGAGAGGATCAACTATGAGGTGCTGGAAAACCATGCTCCTCAAATAGTGGCACCGCTCGAGAGTATAATCATTGGAGCTTTAAACAAAGAGATTTCGCTTCCCCTCTCGAACTATTTCACTGATCAGGATAATGAACCGCTCAAGTATACTTTCAACAACTCCACTCCTTCAACAGCAAATGTAAACGAGAACAGGGGGCAACTCTATATCGTCTCTCTTGCATATGGGATAGCAAATGTAACTGTAACAGCAACTGATGTGTTGGGATTGTCCGTGTCGCAACAATTCAACATCCTGATAAGAGACGAACAACAGGAAATTGATCTCTATCCTAATCCGGTAAAAGATTTTCTCTGGTTAAGAATGGGAGAAGAACACCGTTCAGTGGTGACAATCTTCAATAATTCGGGCGTTAAAATCTATGAAAATGAATTGAATATTTCACCTTTTGCACCTGCACGGATTGATATGTCCACTTTCAGCGGTGGCGTTTATAGTGTGAAAATTAAATATGAAAATAAAGAGATTCAGAGGCAGATTATCAAACTATAA
- a CDS encoding Calx-beta domain-containing protein: MNKILLYLTLLASVTLFGACNLNESPEFNDADAFVAFGGNSFSVEETAEVLKVPVRLTSLKNLTSTVTYELIDSTAIAGRDYELSGGATVLNFDGKEPVQYIEFNILPHEGVFTGDRIFGIALKSASNVSLGSNDTVYVKILDLDHPLSAILGDYAVYGPNYFSNRDDNWTVKLEKDDEGDVSKVWISNLVVAGTNQKVYGIVNEDMTKIEIPVKQTIATSSSYNSIVLEGFDNADINSADLLPDGSKLTMTLTQDSPIVFTMDLPFGSHIIDVDSWYSIVLAGATFTKK; this comes from the coding sequence ATGAATAAAATTTTATTATATCTAACACTTCTGGCGAGCGTTACTCTCTTCGGAGCTTGTAATTTGAACGAATCGCCGGAATTCAACGATGCCGATGCATTTGTCGCTTTTGGAGGAAACAGTTTTTCGGTAGAAGAGACTGCAGAAGTCTTGAAAGTACCGGTGAGACTCACCTCATTGAAGAATCTTACTTCGACTGTAACCTATGAATTGATCGACAGCACTGCCATTGCCGGCAGAGACTATGAACTGAGCGGTGGAGCCACTGTATTGAACTTCGATGGCAAAGAGCCTGTTCAGTATATCGAATTTAACATCCTGCCGCACGAAGGCGTATTTACCGGCGACCGTATTTTCGGCATAGCTTTAAAGAGTGCCAGCAATGTGAGTCTGGGAAGCAACGACACTGTATATGTGAAAATTCTTGACCTTGACCATCCGTTGTCTGCTATCTTGGGCGATTATGCAGTTTATGGTCCGAACTATTTTAGCAATAGAGATGATAATTGGACGGTTAAGTTAGAAAAAGACGACGAAGGAGATGTTTCCAAGGTATGGATTTCCAATCTGGTTGTTGCCGGAACAAATCAGAAAGTATACGGTATTGTAAATGAAGATATGACGAAGATTGAAATTCCGGTTAAACAGACTATCGCCACATCATCTTCTTACAACTCCATTGTACTTGAAGGATTTGATAATGCAGACATAAACAGTGCAGACCTTCTTCCTGATGGATCTAAACTGACTATGACACTCACTCAGGATTCTCCAATTGTATTTACAATGGATCTTCCTTTTGGATCGCATATTATCGATGTTGATAGCTGGTATAGCATTGTTTTGGCGGGTGCTACTTTCACCAAAAAATAA
- a CDS encoding SusC/RagA family TonB-linked outer membrane protein, whose protein sequence is MKRKLTMFLTLFFVGLGVITAQTQVRGTVVDEAGEPAIGATVQVKGTTTGTVTDIDGNFTLSAPAGGRLIVSYVGYETQEVPVSPNVRVVLKSDSKMLEEVVVVAYGTVTREAKTGAVSTVSGANISDAPVVSMDKALGGKIAGVSITSSSGQPGASSSIRIRGTSSINAGNNPLWVVDGIPVLTGNTNDFLNTGNALASISPNDIESITVLKDAAAASIYGSRAANGVILVTTKSGKDGRTSFSARAKYGASWLANDNGFGIMNAEQLLTYQRDAAINAGYNPDNPTDPYYRPKELLSRPLTNWMDHLTRMGNIQEYEINATGSNAKAKYYSSLAYNKTEGVFYGVDLNKITGRINADYKLTNKLETGARVNLAYSDGNDVPMQSLYYSNPVFAGMMILPWTPAYDEEGKHNVGIIENSNTNPRATAEYDDQYGKSYQLLGNIYLQYKPIQQITLKTTNAIETVHGDGRRYWSPETHEGSATLQATMNKYVQLTTSNTATYNDLINDDHSVRVLLGQEAMKYTDSFQFIYAPDVNPDIPYAQTAPQSGVEGEQGYTAETLLSFFGMLDYNFAEKYYLQASLRFDGSSLFGSENRWGTFYSVGASWNIHKEDFIQDISFLNLLKLRASYGLNGNNNIAAYRSYGVYSSAQYNGATGMRPSRPANPYLSWEKNGTWNIGLDFTLFDKLDGNIDVYDRKTTDMLLDKNVPQTTGFSTNFLNIGSLRNRGVEFQLNYDIINNNNMKWDVGANIAFNRTKILELGDNEEIAYSEDSRLRHKVGKSMYSFRLLDYYGVDPTNGDALYRDASGNLTNDYNKARYIYPGSPEPKFIGGFNTSLSWNNFQLGAFFEFKGGNYVMLIERRYLESDGNQMSNNQILTALNYWKKPGDTGVNPKPLAGNSTNSYNFSTTRFLQRGDYLRVKDITLSYNLPTELLSKANVSGLKLYLSAQNIYTFHDVDWWDPERGVDGIGYGIYPMTKALIGGIELSF, encoded by the coding sequence ATGAAAAGAAAACTAACAATGTTTTTAACCCTATTCTTTGTAGGATTAGGGGTTATTACTGCTCAGACACAGGTACGGGGTACCGTTGTGGACGAAGCAGGAGAACCTGCTATTGGCGCCACAGTTCAGGTGAAAGGAACAACGACGGGAACAGTTACGGATATTGACGGTAACTTTACTCTGTCAGCTCCTGCAGGCGGGAGACTCATTGTTTCATACGTCGGTTATGAAACTCAAGAGGTTCCCGTAAGTCCGAATGTAAGAGTAGTACTAAAATCGGATTCAAAAATGCTGGAAGAGGTTGTTGTTGTAGCATACGGTACCGTTACCCGGGAAGCCAAAACCGGTGCAGTGAGTACTGTAAGCGGAGCAAACATCTCCGATGCTCCAGTAGTTTCCATGGATAAGGCTCTTGGAGGAAAGATAGCTGGTGTCTCTATCACCTCTTCATCCGGTCAACCTGGAGCCTCTTCATCTATCCGTATTCGCGGTACTTCCTCGATTAACGCAGGCAACAACCCGTTATGGGTAGTGGATGGAATCCCAGTATTGACAGGTAACACCAACGACTTCCTGAATACAGGTAACGCGCTCGCCTCCATCAGTCCCAACGATATCGAGAGTATCACAGTATTGAAGGATGCTGCAGCTGCCTCCATCTACGGTAGTAGAGCAGCAAACGGCGTAATTCTTGTAACCACCAAGAGTGGTAAGGATGGCAGAACCAGCTTTTCCGCCCGTGCAAAATATGGAGCTTCGTGGCTGGCTAACGACAATGGTTTCGGCATCATGAATGCAGAACAGCTGTTGACCTATCAACGTGATGCTGCTATTAATGCTGGATATAACCCTGATAATCCAACGGATCCCTACTATCGTCCGAAAGAGCTGTTGAGCCGTCCGCTCACCAACTGGATGGACCATCTTACTCGTATGGGAAATATCCAGGAATATGAAATCAATGCAACTGGCAGCAACGCCAAGGCAAAATACTACAGCTCATTGGCTTACAACAAAACAGAAGGTGTTTTCTATGGTGTTGATCTCAACAAGATCACCGGAAGAATCAATGCCGACTACAAACTGACCAACAAACTGGAAACAGGTGCGAGGGTAAACCTTGCCTACTCTGATGGCAACGACGTTCCCATGCAGTCTCTCTACTATTCAAACCCGGTGTTTGCAGGAATGATGATTTTACCCTGGACACCGGCATACGACGAAGAGGGCAAACACAATGTAGGAATCATCGAAAACAGCAATACCAATCCGCGTGCAACTGCTGAATATGACGACCAATATGGTAAATCATACCAGTTACTCGGAAACATATATTTGCAATACAAACCCATACAGCAAATCACACTGAAAACGACAAATGCCATAGAGACAGTCCATGGTGACGGCCGTAGATACTGGTCCCCCGAAACACACGAGGGTTCAGCTACTTTGCAGGCAACAATGAACAAATATGTCCAGCTCACCACTTCAAATACTGCAACCTATAACGACCTGATCAATGATGATCACAGTGTACGTGTTCTGTTGGGACAGGAGGCAATGAAATATACCGATTCCTTTCAATTCATCTATGCTCCTGATGTGAATCCGGATATTCCATACGCTCAGACTGCACCACAATCGGGAGTTGAAGGTGAACAGGGCTATACTGCTGAAACACTCTTGTCATTCTTCGGGATGCTCGACTATAATTTTGCGGAAAAGTACTATCTGCAAGCCTCTCTGCGTTTTGACGGAAGCTCATTATTTGGAAGTGAGAACAGATGGGGTACATTCTATTCAGTGGGTGCGTCCTGGAATATTCACAAGGAAGATTTCATACAAGATATTTCATTCCTGAATCTTCTGAAACTTCGCGCAAGCTACGGACTCAACGGTAACAACAATATTGCTGCTTATCGCTCTTATGGAGTCTACTCATCTGCCCAGTACAACGGAGCAACCGGTATGAGACCTTCTCGTCCTGCCAATCCCTACCTCTCCTGGGAGAAGAATGGAACATGGAACATCGGGCTTGATTTCACGCTATTTGATAAACTGGATGGTAATATCGACGTATACGACCGTAAAACCACCGACATGCTTCTGGACAAGAATGTTCCCCAAACTACAGGTTTTTCAACGAACTTCCTGAATATCGGTTCACTTCGGAACAGGGGTGTTGAGTTCCAGTTGAACTACGACATCATCAACAACAACAATATGAAGTGGGATGTTGGTGCCAATATTGCTTTCAACCGGACCAAGATTCTTGAACTGGGAGATAACGAAGAGATTGCCTACTCTGAAGATAGCAGGTTAAGACATAAAGTTGGGAAATCGATGTATTCATTCAGGCTGCTCGACTACTACGGGGTCGATCCTACCAACGGAGATGCCTTGTATCGTGACGCATCAGGCAATCTGACAAACGACTACAATAAGGCACGTTATATTTATCCGGGTTCTCCCGAACCGAAGTTTATTGGAGGTTTCAACACAAGCCTTTCATGGAATAACTTCCAGCTGGGAGCATTCTTTGAATTCAAGGGAGGTAATTACGTGATGTTGATTGAACGCCGTTACTTGGAATCAGACGGCAATCAAATGAGTAATAATCAAATCCTTACGGCCTTGAACTACTGGAAGAAACCGGGTGATACAGGCGTGAATCCCAAGCCGCTGGCAGGAAACTCCACCAACAGCTACAATTTCAGCACAACACGTTTCTTGCAACGTGGCGATTATCTTCGCGTGAAAGATATCACACTCTCTTACAATCTTCCGACCGAACTCTTAAGCAAAGCAAACGTCAGTGGACTGAAGCTGTACCTCAGCGCACAAAACATCTACACCTTCCACGATGTTGACTGGTGGGATCCCGAACGTGGCGTTGACGGAATTGGATACGGAATTTATCCGATGACAAAAGCACTGATAGGTGGTATAGAGCTTTCATTCTAA
- a CDS encoding RagB/SusD family nutrient uptake outer membrane protein, whose translation MKKIYPLILFVAALLFVSCESFLTEEPKMQQSTELTLATYSGLNNAVFGAYAPLVSANWYGASFVLDAEMRSGNGYRDVNKNSGRYTVPYDFSYTSTSTPALWGTAYFVISQVNNVLVNLDGKAGVGGVTQQDVDNLQAECLFLRGLAHFDLVRTYAKQYTVDKDAPGVPYVTVTDPAGKPARDAVETVYANILTDLTTAEQLIADDYTRDGVASKTSVASKLAIQALLSRVYLFMGEWQKSADYATKVINSGKFTLWEADEYADAFKADAQDGGEVIFDVYGIKANTYDGFWDAITWLTNPDGYSDCASSNDLISLYEEGDVRGEMFIGNPEKAPGTLWTTKYAGKEKGTPDVSNTIVLRLSEMYLNRAEAIIRGATVAGVSALADINAIRANRGASDLTSAGISDVLKERRLELAWEGHFWYDLARTKGSVTRTHYSGSEVNRNIPADSKFWALPLNKRELDVNENLVQNPGYDS comes from the coding sequence ATGAAAAAAATATATCCATTAATATTATTTGTAGCAGCGCTTCTGTTCGTCTCCTGCGAAAGCTTCCTCACCGAAGAACCTAAAATGCAGCAGAGTACGGAACTCACTCTCGCTACATACAGCGGATTGAACAATGCCGTGTTTGGCGCTTATGCACCACTGGTTTCCGCGAACTGGTATGGAGCCTCCTTTGTGCTTGATGCTGAAATGCGCAGTGGTAACGGTTATCGCGACGTGAACAAAAATTCCGGTCGTTATACTGTTCCTTATGACTTCAGCTACACCTCAACTTCAACTCCCGCATTGTGGGGAACCGCCTATTTCGTTATTTCACAAGTGAACAATGTTCTCGTCAATTTGGATGGTAAGGCTGGAGTTGGTGGCGTCACCCAACAGGATGTTGACAACCTTCAGGCTGAATGCCTTTTCCTGAGAGGTCTGGCACATTTTGACCTGGTTCGCACCTATGCTAAACAGTATACTGTTGACAAGGATGCCCCCGGCGTTCCCTACGTGACAGTAACTGATCCTGCCGGAAAACCCGCAAGAGATGCTGTAGAAACAGTATATGCCAATATTCTCACCGATCTTACCACAGCCGAACAACTGATTGCCGACGACTACACCCGCGATGGTGTAGCCAGCAAAACATCAGTGGCAAGCAAGCTGGCTATCCAGGCATTGTTGTCGAGGGTTTATCTTTTCATGGGCGAATGGCAGAAATCTGCTGATTATGCAACCAAGGTAATAAATAGTGGCAAGTTCACTTTGTGGGAAGCAGATGAATATGCAGATGCATTCAAAGCTGATGCACAAGATGGAGGAGAAGTTATTTTCGACGTATATGGCATAAAGGCAAACACATACGATGGTTTTTGGGATGCAATAACCTGGCTTACCAATCCCGATGGATATTCAGACTGTGCTTCCAGCAACGACCTCATCTCTCTTTATGAAGAAGGTGATGTCAGAGGCGAGATGTTTATCGGCAATCCTGAAAAGGCTCCCGGCACCCTATGGACAACAAAATATGCTGGAAAAGAGAAAGGAACTCCAGACGTCAGCAATACCATTGTATTGCGTCTGAGCGAGATGTATCTCAACCGGGCAGAGGCAATCATTCGCGGAGCAACAGTCGCAGGAGTGAGCGCTTTAGCCGATATAAATGCTATCCGCGCTAATCGTGGTGCTAGTGATCTTACAAGTGCAGGTATAAGTGACGTACTCAAAGAACGCAGGCTTGAACTTGCCTGGGAAGGACATTTCTGGTACGACCTCGCACGTACAAAAGGCAGTGTTACACGCACACATTACAGCGGTTCAGAAGTTAACAGAAACATTCCGGCAGACAGCAAGTTCTGGGCCCTTCCCCTCAACAAAAGAGAATTGGATGTCAATGAAAACCTGGTACAGAATCCCGGATACGACAGTTAA